The segment TCCTGATCTGCTTCAATCCATCAGCATGGTCTCCAGGGAAACCTCATTTGACTGGGGAGGCATCTGCACCAAAGGCCGGAAAGAAGGCGCCAGGGTCACACTCGGCGGCCCTTACATTAAAGCGCTGGGGAGGCTCGGATGATTGATAAGCTGATAAATTGTCTTAGGGAACGGGGCATAGACATCTGGCAGATCAGGGAAAACGGCATCAGTTCAGCTGAAGCATTCCTGAACGGAAGCAAGCTGGAAATGTTGCGCCTGTCGGACCTGTCAAGCTTCAACCTCAAAATCTTCAAGCCCGCGGCGAGCGGGGAAAAGGATCTGGGAATCGCCCAGGCTGAAATCAGCGCGGGTGCAACAAATGACGAACTTATCAGGGCTGTGGATCAACTGGCAGCCACCGCAGACCAGGCCCGGGTACCATGGTTTCCTATGCCGGACTCCGGGACTCGCGATTTCCGTATAAAAACGGCCACTGATGCTGATCTGCTTTCAGTGCTGGAAACCGTGTCCGGATTGCTGAAGGAAACTGCTGCTTCCGAAGATTTCTTTGTCAACCACGCCGAGATTTTCTCTACCCAGTCTCTGGTCAGCCATCGCGATTCCTCAGGCAGCTTCCTTCAGCAGAACATCGGTTCCGGAATTCTGGAGCTGGCTGCCGAAGTCTGCAGCCGGACCGGCACGGAATGCCAGATTTATCTAACCTTTTCCGGTAATGATAAGGATTTTATCCGCAATACAGTCTGCGAACAGATCAAGGCTTCCAGAGCTAAAATTCAAGCTGTGCCGACACCTGCCGGCCTCAAGTGCCCGGTAATCATCACCAGACCCGCTGTCACCAGATTTATGGACTACTTTGCCAGACGAGCCGATGCAGCATGCAACTATGGCAGCAGCCAGGCGCTCAGACCGGGGGACAGCATCCAGGGGCAGGACCCGCGAGGTGATCTTCTGGATATCGAACTGATCCCATGCCTGGAAAACTCATCGTACTCCAGCTGGTTTGATCAGGACGGGGTGATCCTGAAAAAGACCAGGATCATCGAACAGGGGAAGCTGAAAAACTACTGGGGATCAGCCCAGTATTGCCACTATCTGGGCCTGGAACCGGTTGGCAGGATCGAGAACATCCTCGTATCCGGCGGCAAACATCCGCTTTCCGTCCTCAGGCAGCCCCCATGTCTCGAAGTGCATGAATTTTCAGCCTTTTTCATCATTCCTGGATCAGGCTATTTCCAGGGCGAGATCCGCTTAGGCTGGTATTCAGACGGAAAATCCCGATCTGCGGTTACCGGAGGTTCTGTTTCCGGCCGGATCAGCGATGTCTGCGGGAACATGCTCTTTTCGTCGGAGATTCTGCAGTCCGGCTGTTTTCGCGGGCCTGTGGCAGTCAGACTCGACCCTGTGTCAATCGGGGGAGGAGGGTAATCTGGATCCCGTCTCTCTGATGTCGTGCAAAATACCGGATTGATTTTTTTAGCGATGATTTAATAAACTATCCTGCAAGCACTGAACTCTTAAGCAGCTGTAAAAAAGAGAAGATGGATAAAACACCAGTACCTTTAAAAAATGAAGTGCTCCGCAATGCAGTGATAGATGATGCGCTGGAAATTTGTAAGATTTATAATTATTACATCGAGAATACCATTATTTCTTTCGAAGAGGTTCCTGTTTCAGTCGAGGAGATGAAAAACCGAATCAGGGAAGTAACTGAAAAATATCCCTGGCTGGTTTGTGAGAAGAATGGCAGTATTGCCGGCTATGCCTATGCAAGCAAATGGAAAGATAGAACAGCGTATAGATATTCTGCCGAGAGCTCTATTTATCTTGCTCAAGATGCCGTAGGGCAGGGAATCGGAAACAAACTTTACAAAGCGTTGATTTCCAGAATTTCCGGGATGTCCATACATTCGGTCATCGGCGGAATTGCCTTGCCGAATCCGGCCAGTGTGGCGTTGCATGAAAAACTTGGGTTTAAAAAAGTTGCCTGCTTCAAGGAGATAGGCAGAAAATTCAGCCAATGGATCGATGTAGGTTACTGGGAACTTATTATTGACGATTCCAGACCGGAAAGGTGAAATTAAAAGGCAATGAAAGCAACAACTGGTTTTGGAGTGACTTGCAATGAGCTGTTACTTGCCAGCTCTCTTCTGCAGGATGGCCTTGCGCTCACTTAGAGACTTCTGGAATTCTTGATCAGACATCGAAGGATCACGCAATTTCAAAAAAATCTCGCAGGGAAACTGTGAACACAGACCACAATGTTCCAGGCATTTTTCATTCGTGCAGCAGTGGTAAACCGGGCACCCAGATTCTCCCGGCGCTGAGGACCAAAATGGCTTGCCTCCGGTCTGCCTGCACCCGGTGCAATCTTTTTTTAAATGGGAGCAGCCTCCACAGATATAGCCGCATGGAGGTGCGGCATTTACATCAAACATTTCCCCTCCTTCGTGAAATCTTGTTCATTTTACTTTTTTCGGTTGGCTCAGGAAGCTCTTTCGCTGTAAGCCTGATCAGTTCGCTGATCCATTCCCGGTCTTCAAACCTGTCTTCGATTGGAAAACGCAGCTTTGCTCCGTGATAGGGAGATGCCTTAAACCAGACCGGCCTTGCTCAGCGGGTTTTCGAAATGCTCCAGCTTTTCCCAGTTATCACGGATTATGTCGCGGATCAGAGTCCGGTTTACTATCTCAAGTAAAATGCCATCAGGGTCTTGAAAATAAACCGCATAGTAATCAGCACCGAATTCTAGATAGAGGCCGGGTTCGCTGACTTCTATGCCCAGCTTGCTCAGGCCTTGAGCAGCCAGGTCTACTGCGTTCATATCAGTCACCTGAAAGCACAAATGATGCAGACCCGGCACCAACTGGTCGTGCAAAGCCGCATCTGACCTTGCCGGCCGCAAAGTGTATTGCAGAGCACGGTTAAAATAATGAACATGGGGCTGTCCGTCTATAGAACCTGTTCCCTTGTGAAACCCCAGCAGCTTCATCACGGCATCGTAGAACACAGTGGACCTGGACAGGTTCGAGACTGTGATATAGATGTGGTCTATGCTTAGTACTTCAAGCGCCATCAGCGAACCTTTTCCTGAAGCCATTTTCTCTCCTTTCCCCCACCTTGTGCAGTGATTATTTTACAGTATTTTTTCAGGATAAAAAGTATTTAAGCATATCAAAACGCAGCACGAAAAGGCAGGATAGATGCGCTTTGAGGTGTATTCAGGCTGAGAAAACCTGATATTCGTGATACAATTTGTTGATCGAAAGGGTTTGAATAAAGAAGCGCAAGCAAAAACCGGTTGGAAGAAGGAGGGCCTAGTGAAGTGTTTCCCCGAAGTAATCAGTCAATTGCCTCAGGCTGATGTACTCCGTTCTGATCCTTCTGCTGACAGGAAAGGATTTTTTTTTAAACAAACGCTCTATATGCTTCCTTACGGTCACGGATCCGTAGGATGAAGATTTCCAGACAATCACGCCTGATCTGATAAATGATTCGATAGGATTTAACCCTGAATTTGAGATACCCTTTCCATGGACCTTTCAAAGGAATACCGGCATAGGGATTTTTCCGGATTTTTTCGATGGCTTTTTTGATGTCAAGTGCGGTAATCCTCTCGAATCTGGAAAGTTCCTTTACTGCAGCAGGATGAAAAACAACCTTATATTCCAAGATCACTGAAAACAGTCTCTGCTGAAACACCCTTTTTACCGTCCCTGGAGCGCTTCTGCGCCACATAGCCGTCAATGGCGTCTTCCAGAAATTCCCTGATCGCCTTGCGGATTATCCAGGGTTTCTTCTTTCCGGACTGTTCGCTGAATTCGTCCAGCATTCTGGATAAATCCTCAGGAAGAGAAATGCTCATAGTCTCTTTATTCATATTACCTCGCCTGTACAAACTATATCCGTTTCAGGAATCTTGTCAATAATAAAGTATTCGCGCAAATGATGCGTCTTGATTTGCATTGATGCTGTATTAACCGGTTTTTCATGATAGATTTTATTTGTGAAGGTGGGAGGATAAATGAATAATCACAAAGCCGACATGAATGACGGGATCGTGATCTGCAAAGCAGTGCCTGAGGATGCTGAGATTCTTACTTCTTTCAGGATCGGAATGCTGGAGAAAAAATTTGTAGTCATCCTGAAAGAGAAAAAGACCGGCACTCTGCAAAGGTCGCTTCTGGAAGCACATATCGAACATCTCAAAAATCTGCATCGATAAAATCTGCTTTTCCTTTGCGGGCCATTGAAAGACAGTGAATCAGCCTTATTGATCATCAGAGCGAAAAAGATGAAAGATGTAGAATCAAAATTCAGGTTTTGACACGAAGCAGTCGTTTTTGATCAGTTTCCTGAAGGTGTCCATCACTTTGGGCGATGAATCCAGCCTCAGGTTGGACACGCTTTGGTCATCATTCTGCCAGATCTCATGCCAGTATGAGACAGCCTGGATTCTGGGGTATTTTTTATCGATGATTGAGTTCAAAGCTTCAGCAATCCATCTCGCTTTTTTGTCAGATCCGTCATCGTATGCTCCGAATTCCAGCAATGCCAGAGGTTTGATCTTGGTCAGTTTGCAGAGTTTCGGGTAGGCTTTGTCCATCAATGAAGTGAAGCTCTCCCATTCATCCCCAGGTTTGAGAGGCCCGTATACGCTTACACCTACCCAGTCCACATACTCGTCGCCAGGGTAATAATCCGCGAACCTGTTCCAGGCCACGTCCGGGCTGTCTGCGTTATTGATATGGAAAAACCAGGTGACATTGTCGGCCTTTTCAGCTCTGAAGAGTTTCACGATGTGGCGGAAAGCGTCCCTGTATCGCTCAGGCCCGTCGTACTGATCAGGTTCTCCATATCCATCCTTATTGTTTCCTCCATTCCATTTCGCGTTCCAGGGAAACCAGTCGCCATTGGCTTCACAGGCAAATTCAATCATCAGGGGAGCCTTGACTTCCCGCGCAGACCGGGCAAAAGCACTCAAATCCTTGTCGAACTGGCCGGAAATAATCGCAGAGAGCGTGAATTTTTTCTCAGGGCATGCATCCACGTTTGATCTCGGGATAAGCCTGATATAAGGCAGAACTCCTTCAGCCTGTATCTCTTTGACTTCAACGGATGGAAAAGTGAAGCCGTCGCCAAAGGTTTTGGAAAAAAAAGCCCAGATTATCGGTTTTCCGGCAATTTCTTCGAAATCAGAGACCTTTTCCCTGGTCACTGCGTTTTCAAAGCCTGTTTCATTGGGATAACCGCTGAAATCAGGGTATGCGCCAAAATAGATGCCATTAGATGGCGGGAGCAGTTTTTTTGTGTAATACCCGGACTCGTCGGATGCGGATAAGTTTGATGCAATCAGCCAAAAGATTAAAAGAATATATAGACCCACAGCACCTTGTTTCATCATATAGCGACCCAGCCTTTCTGTGATTATTGGCGCGACTGATTGGCTTACCTACTTTTCAGGGCTGCAAAACCCGCAGCAAGGCCTGATAAGCTGATTTCTGGTGATACGAGGAGTCGTAGAGCAGAGAATCAGCATAATGCGCCCCCCAGTTTGGAGAGGAATAATTATCCCCGCTTTCGCCTCCGTTTACCGGATCAGACATTGAGCCGTATTTGTCAGTGAATCCCCACATCCCGAAACTCCGGCAGAGAGGATTTTTGACGAAATCGCAGCAGACAGCCAGTTTGTCGGAAAAAAGGGCTGGTCTTTTGGAAGCACCTGCAACATCGAGTTCAGAGATTCTGACCTTGACTCCCTTTGCCGAGATCCTGGCCATATTTTTCAGACACTCTGAAGCCACTGAAGGGTCTCCCTCAGGATCGTAATTATGGGCCTGGAAACCGACACCGTCGATTTTTTCTCCGTTTGATTCGATGTATCCGATCAGAGAAAGCACATTGTCAACAATCTTGCTGTTCGAAGCCTGATCTATGCCGAACTCGTTGATCCAGAGTTCACATGCCGGGTCAGCGGCGCGGGCAGCCCTGATCGCTTCCAGGATGTATGATGGCCCCATGGCCCAGAACCAGACCGAAGGATCGCTTTCCTCTTCCTTGCCGTTTCGAAGACCATAGGGATGATTCGCGTCAAGGGTCTGAAAATCATGGGAAAAGATTTCATTCAACAGGTCCCATTCCTCAATTTTGCCCTTGTATCTAGTGACAAGAGCGGTGATATGCTCAGTCATCACGGATTTCATCCGATCCCTGTCTCCTTTGCCGTTCGCATAAATCTCCCAGACCCAGCCTGGAAGAGCCTCGTGCCACACAAGACAATGCCCGTGGATGCGCATGCCGTTAACATCCGCGAAATCTACCAATGCATCTGCTTCTGCCCAGGCATAGCTTTGCTCCTGCGGATGCACTGCCTGAAATTTCAGGCACATTTCCGGGGTAACCATGCTGAATTCACAGGCAAGCGTCTTACCATACTGAGGATCTGACATGAGGGGCTCGACATTGCCGGCTGTACCGATCCAGAATTCATGGGTTAATCGCGAAGCCCGCGCCCTGAGAGAGTCAGGATTCACCGGATAGGACCTGATGCATTCATGATAGTTGTCATGGATAGAAACGCCAGATCCGCAGGCCGAAAGACTTTGCAGCAGAAATCCGCCTCCTGCCTCTGCGTCAGCTCCGAAATAGATCTTACTGTCAGTAAAAACAGTATCTTTGGCCTTGCCGATTTCAGCGCCATTCACAGAGAATTTCAGAAATCCGCCGGAACCGCTCAGGCCGATCTCCACTGCTCCGCTCAAGCCCTTCTTCAGGAAGTTCTGCTTTTTCATGTTGAGCCAGATTTCCAGAATGCCGTTTTTCAAGCCGAACCGGACATTTTTACCGTCTATGCGCCATTCGTCGTAGCAGATTGGAATGGAGCCATAAAAATCCAGAAAGGCCGATTTCTCCGGATTCTTTGTATTATCAATCACGGCACTGATCTGGAAATCTCCGGTCAGATCCAGTCTCGGACCGCAGAGATTTACAGGCGGATTGAAATACCATTTCCCGCCCCCTGCTCTGGGCCGGATCTTCCTGTCCAGCGGAGTGATCTCGACTCCTCCTTTGACCGGGACAGCTCCGGAAAAACGGGTCCAGTCGCCTGCCAGAAGATCGTATGCCTGAGGCTCTGCACCGGATGCAGAACAGGTCAGGACAGTTACTATAAACAGTGTTGCAAGGATTTTTGTCATATCCTATTCCTGAATGCTGAACTTTATAGAATTATAACCAGTTATTTATAGAATTGTAAGCAGCAAATTGCGTCAAATGAGTACGCCGTTAATTTGCTGCGTGCTTTGCAGAGCAATTTAACTATACAGAGGCGGTCCGCCTTCAGATTACCTTTCCAGCCCAGAGTTGATCAAGAAAGTTTTTCCATGGCAATATCTCGATCCTATTGTGAATTCTCTTCTCTTTCTCATTACATACCAAAATACTTTTTCTTGAGGGATGTGCTTCACGGAAGGATTCCAATCCGTTGATTTCTTTTGCTTCAACACGGCTGGTTCCCTTTACTTCAACGGCAACTTCTCCTTCCCCGAGTATGAAATCTACCTCCAGGCCTGCTTTAGTTCTCCAGAAATTAATTGCATAATCCTTGCCGCTGTATGACTTGTATGCCACCATCTCCATCAGCATGAAGTGCTCGAAAGCCTTGCCGAATTCAGCGCCTCTTTGCTCCACTATGTGCCTTTTCGTCAGGCAGCCTGCCACCCCTACATCAAACAAATAGAATTTGGAAGCCTTTGTTATGACCTGGCGCGATTGCTTCGTTTTAAAAGGCTCAACCCGAACCGCAAGCAGCGTATCCATGAGAATCTGATAATATTCCTTTACAGTTTTCGAATCTACCCCGCAATCCCGGGCGATATTGCAATAATTGGTCATCTCCCCGTGGCTGTATCCGAATGCATCGAAAAACCTTGAAAAAGCCGGTATGTTCCGCGTCAGGCCTTCCGCAAAGACCTCCTCACGCAGATAGTCCTGCACATAAGCCTTCAGTGATTTTTTACAGTCAGCGTCATTTTGCAGATAATGCCGCGGTATCAGACCATGATTCAGAACGTGCAGCAGGTCGATGCTCCCGATCTCCTGGCTGACAAACGGAAAAAGTTCATAACGCCATGCCCTTCCGCCCAACAGATTGGCCTGGCCCCGCTTGAGTTTCCTCGCACTGGAACCGCAAAGCACAAATCTCAAACCCTTTTCTTCTATCAGCGAATGCACTTCATCGAGTACCTGGGGTACCTTCTGCACTTCATCGAGTATTATCGGCTTTCTCAAGGATGCATCGTCTTTCGCAAGGATCAGTTCGCGCAGGAGCGACGGTTTTTTTGAGACTTCTAAGAACAAATCGGTTTTTAAAAAATCATATGTCAGACTATCAGGAAACCTTGCTTTCAGATAAGTTGTTTTTCCTGTCTTCCTGGCACCCCACAGAAAAGCCGATTGCCGCTCAGGAAGTTTTATCTTCAGTATTCTTTTCAGATTTTCCACAAGAATTAACCTCCAATATAGTTTAACTAATTTGGAGTATATTCCGTTTCAGTAATTTAGTCAAGCCGGGGCAAGGAAATTTGCCCACTCAGCTATGTAGAGGCTCTCAATTACTATTGATTATGAAAAAAAGCTGAAAACCTGTTCTGATTCTGCTGCACAATTGCTGCAACTTAATGCTCAAACCCAAGAGTGATTTGAGCATTGACATAAATGTTCCATGAAAGCATACTATCTTCAGAGAGCTCTTTTGTACAATCTGTGGATCAGGTTTTTTTTACTTCTGATTTTTGCTGCCGCTATTTTCTCCTGCTGGCAGAAAGAAGACTTGGACAAAATTCCAGGATCTGACAAGGACTCGGCAGAAGCGGAGATTTCTCCATCCCCTTCATACGGAGATACCATTATCAGCCTTGGAGATTCTCCTCCTGATTATTACATACCATTTCTTTACGAGGAAGAAGAATATTGGGACATTTTTTCCATGCTCTATAACAGACTTTACGATCTTTCGGATTCTGATGAAGTATTATCTGACCCGCATCGCATCCTGGTTCATCTTAAGAAAGATGTCCGATGGCATGACCAGCTTGATTTTACAGCTGACGACGTGGTTTTCACGTTTAGAGCGATTCTGGATCCTGAAGTTCAATCCCCTTGGCGTAAAAAGTATAGCCCTATCCTGAGATCTGTTGAAGCGGCTGATCCTTTTACAGTTGTGTTCATCTGCAGTGAAACGGCTGCAGATGAAATCTTTGATTGTTTCATACTGCCTGCTCATCTTCTCCATGGTTCGAATCCAAGGGATACACCTTTTAACAGAAATCCTGTGGGAACCGGCCCCTTCCATTTTACAGACTACACTCCTGGCGAGGAGCTGAGGCTTGACAATTTCAAGGGCTATTTCAAGGGAAGACCCTTTGTCGACAGCATGATTATCAGATTTATCCCTGACGAGTCCGCTGCTTTCCTGGCAATGCTAAACGGAAAAATTGATATGATGTATGTTTCAGTCAACCTCCTGGAACGAAAAATTTCCGATCCTTTGTTCAGTTCAAAGTTCAATGTCTATCTTAGTCAGAGGGCTACCAGCTTTTTATCAATACAATATAACTGCACCGATTCTGTTCTTAAAGATTTTAAAGTCAGGCAGGCGCTTACGCTGGCACTTGACCGCAAGCGCCTTATCGATGAAGTTGAGTACGGGTACGGCATTGAATTCGCAGGTCCGTTCCATCCCCTATCAGAATACAGTGATCCTGACGTTAAACCGTTGCCATTCTCACCCCAATCAGCCCGCAGACTCCTGGCAGATGCAGGATGGAGTGACAGTAACCATGATGGTCGGCTGGACAAAGATGGCAGGCAACTCACGATAGAAGTCGTCATGGTCAACTGGAAAGAAAGAGACAGCTGGTTTTCAGATGTGATGCGCACCCAAAAGCTCACCATTGGACTGATCAAAGAAATGTGGAATGAAATCGGTGTTGGACTTTCAGTGAAACCGGTTGATATAAATGAGTTGATGACTCTGAATAACAGTCGTGAGTTCTCGGCAGTACTTTTATGGTCAGACCTGAAACCGGATCTATCCGGCAATTACAGTCTCTGGCATTCTTTGCAAAATCCGGGACTGACCAGGGAGATTCCAAATGATGTCTTCAATCTTACAGGATACTCTAATCCTGAGGTGGACAGCATGCTGGAACAGGCCTTGTCGGAAACTGATCCTCAGGTTGTTGCAGGACTTTGCCGCCGAGTCCACAGGATCATTCATTCTGAACAACCTTGTTCATGGCTGTTTCTGGTGCCAGACGCGCTGGTGGCTGATAAAAGGATTTATGGAATTGAAACAATTGACGGCGAAATTGTGGTCCAGCCGGAACGTCTTTATGTACCGATAAACATGCAGAAATATCATTGAGTTCTCTTTTGCCGCGTTTTAGTAGGGGCATTCGGGAATAATCCGGACATAATCAAATCGTATGGGGTATAAGTGAGGAGTGCAGGATCTTCCAGAATAGGTAAGGAGGAAAATAACCGGAATACGTTCATTCTTCAGGAATGTGTATTTGGTCATTCCCAGGCCTGGCAGGATAAAACCGGAATCACACAACTGAAGTACTATGATCGATATGTCGAGGAATTGCTGGATAGTCTTCAGAAACAAGATTTATGGGAAAAAACTCTTCTGATTCTCACAGCTGATCACGGTTCACGTCGGAATCCGGCTGATCCTGAAAATTACAGGATTCCATTAATCTTCCGGGGCGGCATGGACAAACCTGGAAGAGATGATCGGTTTCTTTCGCAACTTTGTTTTGCCCGTCTGATCCGGGAACTTGAATCGCCCGATTCAGAGGAGCAAACTGACGAACCGATTCTGACTGTAGGACATTCCGGACAATGGGTATATGGTGAAATCCGGCCCAATGGGGATTGCCAGTTCATTGAAAATTCACGAGGGAAACTCCTGAGAAGCCAAGGAAATCTGAACCCTCTTGACTTGCAACAGATTTCAAAAATATTTAAACCAATTTACAGCACAATTTCCCGATCTTCGCTAAGTGGCCTTCCCTCCCAAGCAAGTGCACCCTGCCTGGCGCACAATAAAAGGGTGTGTCCAAAAAGTAGGACAGCCCCTTTTTACTTGTGCAGCAACCAGGCCGTATTTCTCCGACACTGCTGAGAAATTAGTGGTGTAGTCCTGGAAAATTGATTCCTAATCCGGCTCAAATACACATGGAACGAGAATTACAGATATAGGGACTCTGCAGTCGGATCGGACATGGACTGGAATTACACTTTCACGGATCTCAGCCTGGTCATGGACATGTATATCACACCTGACATATATCTTGCCGCTGATTTCGAGAAATTCAGCTACTGGAACACATCCGGAGGGGAATGGACAAGCGGCAAAATTACAGGGTCAGGATTTAATTTCAATACAGACAGTGGCTTCAGGACATATTACTCGTATATAGATGTGAAGGACTTTGGCTGGGCCGATGAAATGAAGTTCGGACGCCAGCATTACATCATCGGCCAGGGGCTGCTGATCAAGGGCATGGGCGATGGAATCCAGGCTGAAAAAAAAATCTGTGCAAAAAATGACACAATAGTCACTGTCGCGGGCATCAAGGACGACTCTGCAGACACAGGTTCACTCGGGGTCAGCAATGATAACGAAGGCATAGATCTTTTATACTCTGACTTGAGTTTCGACCTGAAGGATCTGCAGGCAGACCTGTATCTTGTCAATCAGCGTGATCCTCTCTCCGGCGTGGGAACAGGCTTCTACGACGCCACAACCACCTGGAAGCATGTGCACAGGAACAACTGGTACGGGCTCTCCTTATACGGGAAACCGGCGAACTCTCTCGAACTGTATGGAGAATATTCCAGGCTCAGATGGGATGAAAGCGTGGATGTGAACGGTGACGGAGCTGCTGAAAACGGAGATCCCGGCTATCTGGCAGGCCTCAGGTGGAATGTGAATCAGAAAACCGCGTTTAAACTCCAGTACGACAAGTTCGGGGAATGGTTCCACCGCCCGATGGACAGCGCCTGGGGTACGATCTGGGGTTACAACACAGGCCTGGACTTCGATGACGATATCTTGTTCGATCCTGCAGGGTACCGCATGAATTTCCACGATCTGATGACTGAGCTGTCTTTCAAGGTTTCCAAAAAGAGCACACTGCTCGGGCGATATGAAAAGATCAATGACAACTGCACATATGCCGCCCTCTCTGAACCTGACAGCAGGAAAGTCTTTACCGGCCAGTACCTTTATCAGTATAAGGAAAACACCACACTGACTCTGACTTACCGGAAGATAAACGTTAATCAGAATGAAACTTCATCTGCAGCGGGAACCCAGGTCGCATCCGGCAGCACTAATCCGTTTGCCGGAGTGCATGGCTTTGGCGGGGATGGATTCGGAAATGTGAGCGGGACTTCGGGAACAGACGGGAAAAATCCATATCTAGTGGATGACGTCACATTCCTCAGACTTTCTCTGGACGTTGCATTTTAGCGGCATCCAAGAGAAAAATTGGATATTGGCCAACTCCATATCCATAGATTATCAATTACTGATCGAAGAAATCAGGAACGTGGTACGCAGGGATTTCCAGGAGAGCTGCAAAATCTCATCTTTATCATGTAGAATATCAAAACAAGTTTCTCAACATTTATTGGCTACTGAGCATCTTTAAACAACACCCGTCCGGACAGCGTTTTGTCAACCACCCCCGGTCGTCCCCCCATGCCGGAAAAAGTTCGCGCCTTGATATAGGCTTCAGCGTAAGTAACATCCGCTGAGTATCCATTTACAATAGCCATGTGCTCATACATACCCCACCAGTCAGCCGGACCCTGCGATTTCTGCTGATAAAGTGCTACCTGCTTTTTCTTGATCACATCCGTGATATCAACATAATCCGTAGGGACAAACTGAAAAGACTTGGTGTGCGGGCTGTTGCTGGTTTCATAAAAATAGAGGTCGAATCCGAATTGCCTGTTCTGGAACACACGCCAGGCCAGCAGCCCGGATGCCTGGTGGTCTGAGTGTACATCAAGAGGCCACGGTGCCAGCACGATATCGGGTTTAAGCCGCAGCAGAATTCTTATCAATCTGTCAGTTGACGCTTTGTCAACTGCAAGGGATCCGTCAATTGCCCCGAAAAGCTCTACCTGTGCCCCTAATACTCCGGCTGCATTGTGGGCTTCCCTGGCGCGGATCGCCCGCGCTTCTTCCTGACTTTTCCCCCAGATTCCAAGCTCCCCGCCGGTCATGGTCAGAATGACTGCCCTGTCTCCTGCTGCAGTCGAATTGGCTATCAACCCTCCGCAGGATGCTTCCCCGTCATCGGGATG is part of the Candidatus Wallbacteria bacterium genome and harbors:
- a CDS encoding GNAT family N-acetyltransferase; protein product: MDKTPVPLKNEVLRNAVIDDALEICKIYNYYIENTIISFEEVPVSVEEMKNRIREVTEKYPWLVCEKNGSIAGYAYASKWKDRTAYRYSAESSIYLAQDAVGQGIGNKLYKALISRISGMSIHSVIGGIALPNPASVALHEKLGFKKVACFKEIGRKFSQWIDVGYWELIIDDSRPER
- a CDS encoding type II toxin-antitoxin system RelE/ParE family toxin, whose product is MILEYKVVFHPAAVKELSRFERITALDIKKAIEKIRKNPYAGIPLKGPWKGYLKFRVKSYRIIYQIRRDCLEIFILRIRDRKEAYRAFV
- a CDS encoding endo-1,4-beta-xylanase codes for the protein MTKILATLFIVTVLTCSASGAEPQAYDLLAGDWTRFSGAVPVKGGVEITPLDRKIRPRAGGGKWYFNPPVNLCGPRLDLTGDFQISAVIDNTKNPEKSAFLDFYGSIPICYDEWRIDGKNVRFGLKNGILEIWLNMKKQNFLKKGLSGAVEIGLSGSGGFLKFSVNGAEIGKAKDTVFTDSKIYFGADAEAGGGFLLQSLSACGSGVSIHDNYHECIRSYPVNPDSLRARASRLTHEFWIGTAGNVEPLMSDPQYGKTLACEFSMVTPEMCLKFQAVHPQEQSYAWAEADALVDFADVNGMRIHGHCLVWHEALPGWVWEIYANGKGDRDRMKSVMTEHITALVTRYKGKIEEWDLLNEIFSHDFQTLDANHPYGLRNGKEEESDPSVWFWAMGPSYILEAIRAARAADPACELWINEFGIDQASNSKIVDNVLSLIGYIESNGEKIDGVGFQAHNYDPEGDPSVASECLKNMARISAKGVKVRISELDVAGASKRPALFSDKLAVCCDFVKNPLCRSFGMWGFTDKYGSMSDPVNGGESGDNYSSPNWGAHYADSLLYDSSYHQKSAYQALLRVLQP
- a CDS encoding ribbon-helix-helix domain-containing protein, yielding MNKETMSISLPEDLSRMLDEFSEQSGKKKPWIIRKAIREFLEDAIDGYVAQKRSRDGKKGVSAETVFSDLGI
- a CDS encoding glycosyl hydrolase; the protein is MMKQGAVGLYILLIFWLIASNLSASDESGYYTKKLLPPSNGIYFGAYPDFSGYPNETGFENAVTREKVSDFEEIAGKPIIWAFFSKTFGDGFTFPSVEVKEIQAEGVLPYIRLIPRSNVDACPEKKFTLSAIISGQFDKDLSAFARSAREVKAPLMIEFACEANGDWFPWNAKWNGGNNKDGYGEPDQYDGPERYRDAFRHIVKLFRAEKADNVTWFFHINNADSPDVAWNRFADYYPGDEYVDWVGVSVYGPLKPGDEWESFTSLMDKAYPKLCKLTKIKPLALLEFGAYDDGSDKKARWIAEALNSIIDKKYPRIQAVSYWHEIWQNDDQSVSNLRLDSSPKVMDTFRKLIKNDCFVSKPEF
- a CDS encoding AAA family ATPase — its product is MENLKRILKIKLPERQSAFLWGARKTGKTTYLKARFPDSLTYDFLKTDLFLEVSKKPSLLRELILAKDDASLRKPIILDEVQKVPQVLDEVHSLIEEKGLRFVLCGSSARKLKRGQANLLGGRAWRYELFPFVSQEIGSIDLLHVLNHGLIPRHYLQNDADCKKSLKAYVQDYLREEVFAEGLTRNIPAFSRFFDAFGYSHGEMTNYCNIARDCGVDSKTVKEYYQILMDTLLAVRVEPFKTKQSRQVITKASKFYLFDVGVAGCLTKRHIVEQRGAEFGKAFEHFMLMEMVAYKSYSGKDYAINFWRTKAGLEVDFILGEGEVAVEVKGTSRVEAKEINGLESFREAHPSRKSILVCNEKEKRIHNRIEILPWKNFLDQLWAGKVI
- a CDS encoding metallopeptidase TldD-related protein, with the translated sequence MIDKLINCLRERGIDIWQIRENGISSAEAFLNGSKLEMLRLSDLSSFNLKIFKPAASGEKDLGIAQAEISAGATNDELIRAVDQLAATADQARVPWFPMPDSGTRDFRIKTATDADLLSVLETVSGLLKETAASEDFFVNHAEIFSTQSLVSHRDSSGSFLQQNIGSGILELAAEVCSRTGTECQIYLTFSGNDKDFIRNTVCEQIKASRAKIQAVPTPAGLKCPVIITRPAVTRFMDYFARRADAACNYGSSQALRPGDSIQGQDPRGDLLDIELIPCLENSSYSSWFDQDGVILKKTRIIEQGKLKNYWGSAQYCHYLGLEPVGRIENILVSGGKHPLSVLRQPPCLEVHEFSAFFIIPGSGYFQGEIRLGWYSDGKSRSAVTGGSVSGRISDVCGNMLFSSEILQSGCFRGPVAVRLDPVSIGGGG
- a CDS encoding VOC family protein, coding for MASGKGSLMALEVLSIDHIYITVSNLSRSTVFYDAVMKLLGFHKGTGSIDGQPHVHYFNRALQYTLRPARSDAALHDQLVPGLHHLCFQVTDMNAVDLAAQGLSKLGIEVSEPGLYLEFGADYYAVYFQDPDGILLEIVNRTLIRDIIRDNWEKLEHFENPLSKAGLV